GCATAAATAGTGTACCAAAATATGAAAAACTCAAAAAGGATATCGCTTTATATTAAAAATAGGATATTTTCAGATAATCGACATAATTCTTTCAAAATATACACACAGCTTTGTAACAAGTCCTCTCCATTTAAAACGTATTTTCACTATAAACTAATTGTAGATAATGCAAAAAAGGAGTGAATATTTATTATGTCCGACGTTCTGTTACTGAGTCGTTTTCAATTTGCAATTACTATTTTTTATCACTTTTTATTTGTACCTTTGACAATCGGACTTGTTATTTTAGTGGCATGTATGGAAACGCAATACGCCCGCACATTGAATCCAACATATCGCAAAATGGCAAACTTCTGGGGTAAATTATTTACAATTAACTTCGTCATGGGGATTATAACCGGGATTACGATGGAATTCCAATTTGGAACAAACTGGTCTGAGTACTCCAAATATATGGGAGATATTTTCGGATCCCCTCTCGCAATCGAAGCACTCGTTGCCTTCTTCTTAGAATCTACTTTCATGGGAATATGGTTATTCGGTAAAGACAAAATTTCACCAAAGTTCCGTGCTTTCTGTATGTGGATGGTTGCACTTGGAACAAATATTTCCGCACTTTGGATTATTACAGCAAACGGCTTTATGCAAAATCCGGTTGGCTACGTCGTACGTAACGGTCGCGCTGAATTAAATGATTTCTGGGCACTCGTTACGAATCCATATGCTTGGAATATGTTCTTCCATACTGTAGTTGGTTGTTATATCGTTGGCGCTTTCTTCGTTATGGCAATTAGTGCCTATCATTTATTACGCAAAAATGAAGTGGAATTCTTCAAAAAATCATTTAAGTTTGGTTTAATGCTAGGCTTATTCGCCGCAACAATTACACCGTTTATGGGACATCAATCTGGTGTATCAGCAGCTAAATATCAACCAGCTAAAGGAGCTGCGATGGAAGCTGTTTGGGAAACTGGAAAAGGACAAGGCTTCTCGATTGTTCAAATTCCTGATGTGAAAAACGAAAAGAACTTTGAGTTCCTTACGATTCCGAAACTAGGAAGTTTCTTCTATACAAATTCATTTGATGGCGAAATTGTTGGTTTAAAAGATATCCCGAAAGAAGATCGTCCAAACGTTAACCTCGTGTACTATAGCTTCCGCTTAATGGTTGCACTTGGTATGTTCTTTATGGCATTAACTTGGTATGGCTTCTATTTAAACCGAAAAGGAAAACTAGAAAGCTCAAAACGTTATTTAAAAGTTACAATATGGTCTGTTTTACTACCATATATCGCAATTAACGCTGGTTGGATTGTTGCCGAAGTAGGTCGTCAACCATGGACAGTTTATAAACTAATGCGTACAGCAGAATCTGTATCACCTATATCTGTTCCGCAGATTTGGTTCTCTTTAATTAGTTTAATATTGTTTTATACTCTACTCTTAATTGCAGACGTATATTTAATGCTGAAGTTCGCGAAAAAAGGACCTGCTGCATTAGAAGAGCCTGCTACTGAAGGAGGTACAGCACATGTCTCATGATATGCTCGCAATTATCTGGTTCGGTTTATGGGGCGTGATTTGGACAGTTTACTTCATTCTTGATGGGTATGCACTTGGTAACGGAATGATTTTTCCTTTCGTTACGAAAGATCGACAAGAACGAAATCAATTACAAGAAGCAATTGGCCCGTTCTGGGGTGGTAACGAAGTGTGGTTAATTACAGCTGGTGGTGCAACATTTGCTGCCTTCCCAGTCACCTATGCAAATATGTTTAGTTATTTATATACACCGTTATTCTTAGTATTACTTGCACTATTTGCTCGTGCTGCTGGACTTGAATTCATGCATAAAGACGATTCACCAATTTGGCAAAAAACTTGTAAATGGGCATTTGCAATTGGTAGTTTCCTAATCGCTTTCTTATTCGGTGTTACGTTCGCTAACCTTTATTACGGACTACAAATCGGAAAAAATGGCTATGAAGGAAATTTACTTAGCTTACTAAATCATTACGGCATTTTAGGAGGGTTGTTCTTCACTGCTATATTCGTCGTATCTGGTGCCCTTTGGGTTATGATTAAAACGACTGGTGAAGTATCCGACCGTGCTTATAAAATCGCAAGACCATTTTCAATGGTAGCTGCTATCATTTTAGCTATTTTCTATGTAGCAACTTCCAATCGTACTAATTTATTCCAAAACTTTACAGAATATCCGGTACTATTCATTCTTCCAGTACTTGCAATGTTAATGAGTGTACTCGCACTTATTATGGTGTACAAACATAAAATCGGCCTTGCATTCACATTCGTTTGCTTAACAATCGCAATGTTTATGACAACTGGCTTTGCGGGCATGTTCCCAAGAATGTTACCATCTCGTATTAATGATGCTTATAGTACAACGTTATACAACGCAGCTGGTAGTCAATTAAACTTAAAAATTATGTTCTTCGTTGCAATGGTTATGGTACCAATTGTTATTGGATATCAACTTTGGAGCTACAGTATCTTTAAAAATAAAATTCATAAAGACTCTGCTAAAGGGTATCACTAAAATGAAAAAAGACACTTCGGTTGAAGTGTCTTTTTTTACGTATGATTTTCGATAGGATGTTATATTTCTAATCTAACAACTACAATACAGAAGAATCATTAACAGCTCACAGCTAAATTGTAGCACAGGGCAAGTTCATCATTTTATGCAATTTTACATATTTCTTTATAAAGTAAATTGTATTCCCTGATCATTCACATCGCTATCCCCTACATCTGCTGTACTAACGCCATTAAATGTCTGTACTTTTATTGCTGTATTCGATGACCCCGATCCATTATAAGCTTTCGTTTTTTCAATCGGCTGCACGTTATATTTGTCTCCTAAATTAATCGTCCCGTTACAGTTTTCAATAATAACACCTTCCACAATTGACGGCATTTTGTCACCTACTTTCATTTCATTACTTTTAGTTTATGAGAATCGCCTACAAAAATAGCATGTTTCCATAAGAAAAAGCACTCAGCCTGAGTGCTTTTTCTTATTTACCTTTTTTGTTTTTCTCACAAGCAATTCCATCGCCATCACGATCTAAATGCTTACCATAATACGGGCTGTCTCTTGTAATATCATAATATCCAGCATCATTTGCTTCTTTACAGTTAGCAAAGCGTTTCGGATCAGGTTTTACTTCTGGTTTCGGTTGTGGTTGTTTTGCTCCTGGTCTTTCTTCAAATGGTAACGTTGCATTATATAAGAACTGAACGTATTGCTCACGACTTACATGCATTTTAGGTGCGAATGTACCATCACCAGTTCCAGCCGTAATATAATTTGATTTAATTGCAGTAATCGCAGGATTCGCCCATCCATTTCTATCTACATCCGGGAAATTATGATCCCCTCTTATTTGCAATTGGAATCCCCTTGTCAAAATTTGTGCCATTTCTTCACGAGTTAACGAATCTTTCGGTCTAAATTTCCCTGTGTTATCACCAACGAATATACCCATCTCTGTTAAAGCAAGAATCTCTTTTTTAAACATAGTTGAACGGTCCGTAACATCTTTATACGGATTGTTATACTGTTCTTTTACAGTCGGTTTTAAATGACGGAACATAAGAGCTGCAACTTGCTCACGCGTTACATCATCACCAAATCCAAAAATCCCATTTCCGTATCCAGAAACAACGTTTTTATTTGCTAAATCCATGATCGCTTTATAAGACCAATGATTGTTTGGAACATCTTTAAAACTTGCGCTTGCCTCCGCTGTTCCAATTGAAGTAAATGCTGTAGTTGCAACAAGTGCACCTGTTAACATTAGTTTTTTAAATCCCATACTTAAATCTCCTTCTCTTTCCACAATAATCATTTAATAATATAACATATTATATAAATATAATTTGTCATATTCTGTCGAACACAAAAAAGAATCCAGCAGGATTCTTTTTTGCTAAGCATGAATGGCAATTTTGGAGACAGTTGACTTCTTCAAAAATTTATTAGGGGTAATATTTTGAAAAAGAAAGCCTTTCATATGTAGGTTAACACCACTGGAATATATAGTAAATTGATAATGTTTATACGGAAGATTGCTAATGTTTAGTATAGATAGTTTCCACTATGCAAACAGTAAAAACATTCTATACTAAACAAAAAAAGGTGCCTTCAAAGAAGACACTTTTATAAACAGACACTATAAAACAGAATTATTTATTGTTATACGATTGTTAGATACAAAAAGTAGAGGGAAATGTTTGTATTAAATTCTGCTTTATAAAGTATGTCTACCACTTATATTTTAATCCTCTTCACTTGAAAATAAATATAATATGCATAATTACATACCGAAAAGAAAAGACACTCCATAGAGTGCCTCTTCAACCATTTTACTTTTAATATATCGCTTTACATACATTGTAACATATACATCTATATATTTTATTGAGAAAATTCTAAATCATTTTT
This Bacillus paramycoides DNA region includes the following protein-coding sequences:
- a CDS encoding S-layer homology domain-containing protein; translation: MGFKKLMLTGALVATTAFTSIGTAEASASFKDVPNNHWSYKAIMDLANKNVVSGYGNGIFGFGDDVTREQVAALMFRHLKPTVKEQYNNPYKDVTDRSTMFKKEILALTEMGIFVGDNTGKFRPKDSLTREEMAQILTRGFQLQIRGDHNFPDVDRNGWANPAITAIKSNYITAGTGDGTFAPKMHVSREQYVQFLYNATLPFEERPGAKQPQPKPEVKPDPKRFANCKEANDAGYYDITRDSPYYGKHLDRDGDGIACEKNKKGK
- the cydB gene encoding cytochrome d ubiquinol oxidase subunit II; translated protein: MSHDMLAIIWFGLWGVIWTVYFILDGYALGNGMIFPFVTKDRQERNQLQEAIGPFWGGNEVWLITAGGATFAAFPVTYANMFSYLYTPLFLVLLALFARAAGLEFMHKDDSPIWQKTCKWAFAIGSFLIAFLFGVTFANLYYGLQIGKNGYEGNLLSLLNHYGILGGLFFTAIFVVSGALWVMIKTTGEVSDRAYKIARPFSMVAAIILAIFYVATSNRTNLFQNFTEYPVLFILPVLAMLMSVLALIMVYKHKIGLAFTFVCLTIAMFMTTGFAGMFPRMLPSRINDAYSTTLYNAAGSQLNLKIMFFVAMVMVPIVIGYQLWSYSIFKNKIHKDSAKGYH
- the cydA gene encoding cytochrome ubiquinol oxidase subunit I; the encoded protein is MSDVLLLSRFQFAITIFYHFLFVPLTIGLVILVACMETQYARTLNPTYRKMANFWGKLFTINFVMGIITGITMEFQFGTNWSEYSKYMGDIFGSPLAIEALVAFFLESTFMGIWLFGKDKISPKFRAFCMWMVALGTNISALWIITANGFMQNPVGYVVRNGRAELNDFWALVTNPYAWNMFFHTVVGCYIVGAFFVMAISAYHLLRKNEVEFFKKSFKFGLMLGLFAATITPFMGHQSGVSAAKYQPAKGAAMEAVWETGKGQGFSIVQIPDVKNEKNFEFLTIPKLGSFFYTNSFDGEIVGLKDIPKEDRPNVNLVYYSFRLMVALGMFFMALTWYGFYLNRKGKLESSKRYLKVTIWSVLLPYIAINAGWIVAEVGRQPWTVYKLMRTAESVSPISVPQIWFSLISLILFYTLLLIADVYLMLKFAKKGPAALEEPATEGGTAHVS
- a CDS encoding spore germination protein gives rise to the protein MKVGDKMPSIVEGVIIENCNGTINLGDKYNVQPIEKTKAYNGSGSSNTAIKVQTFNGVSTADVGDSDVNDQGIQFTL